A genome region from Armatimonadota bacterium includes the following:
- a CDS encoding elongation factor Tu yields MAKQRFERTKPHVNVGTIGHVDHGKTSLTSAMTTILSQ; encoded by the coding sequence ATGGCTAAGCAGCGGTTTGAGAGGACAAAGCCGCACGTAAACGTGGGAACGATCGGCCACGTTGACCACGGCAAGACGTCGCTGACGTCGGCGATGACGACGATACTTTCGCAG